Proteins encoded in a region of the Gemmatimonadota bacterium genome:
- a CDS encoding DUF4175 family protein — protein MKGSDRRMTNHRLIELVASIRWRWRTRIFLRGLTWVGALSGAVLFLSAIGLEQMRFSAEAVVWLRLLTWGTLGFTTIWFIVRPLFRRVTDEQVALYLEEHEPALEHAVVSALDAGNASFSPALGDQLVQSALDRARKVEFGRRVEQSALYRFAGALTAVAVFGLAFALMGPSHLRHGVTALLFPMTDAASVNPYSIGVLPGDTTISRGSDQMVTATLQGFDVADVSVFTRSGSDETFQRLSMLPDQANGFEVMLLAVDDRTEYFVEAAGIRSSTFSIDVADLPYVDRLDLTYYFPRYTGLDPRTQEDGGDIAALAGTLVEVRIHPTMATTAGQLIMDGEPVADLALEADGTLLASFTVTERGFYSIELARDNGEMVPASPEYIIDLLEDQAPSIRFSDPGRDITASPIEEVYLEVRADDDYGIGDIRLVYSVNGGEEDTLVIFEGSGASLREVSTGHTLFLEEWELEPGDLVAYYALVRDNRTRDGGKPVSSDMFFLSVRPFERAYRQAEQQGGGGGGGGQQEETALSEMQRMVISATFNLIRQEDSYGPGEFSENVVSVSLAQGRLKEQVATLLQRMQNRGLTRTDPGFRDVSAILPQAVEAMSKAEEDLASEELRDALPDEQTALRFLQQAEETYERYVTQQQDQQGGGGGGGQQAAEDLADLFELELDKLKNQYETVRRGQQQQSDNDVDELIEQLKELARRQEQEAERQRRRAQAQQGSAGGGQAQRDLAEQVEEAARQLQRLARENNDAQLEQTARDLQQAAESMRRSAAQGGSAGQSEAAAAQRRLEDVRRQLEEARADRARRDAENAIERVEELQRQQREVQREVRGLPATGAERAETINRLRERKDQMTETLEDLERELHQAAANSRADNPAAARALEAAAKQIQDSKLKEKLRYSRGTIEQWDPQSAVTLELDIESDLQALHDQLERAASASSERQVNPLEEALEEARELVRGMEAMDRRLDQSQRQAGQQGQEGQQGQGQQGQDGQGGQQGQDGQGGQQGQGGQRGDQSNQAGGGGPDGLASDRLGGSYYGGAVRGDPRPFSDEEIRQLRSEFGQRIDQVRALQERLREAGQGSARDLQAVLEAMARLEREGIYADPAQVAGLNEDILNSLKRLEFGLRREVEGEPEQGATLTGSDEVPDGYRELVEEYYRALARGRPGGGGN, from the coding sequence ATGAAGGGCTCTGACAGACGGATGACGAACCACAGGCTCATCGAGCTGGTCGCCAGCATTCGGTGGCGCTGGCGCACGCGGATCTTTCTGCGGGGACTCACCTGGGTCGGAGCGCTTTCGGGCGCCGTTCTCTTCCTGTCGGCCATCGGTCTGGAACAGATGCGCTTTTCAGCCGAAGCTGTAGTCTGGCTGCGGCTGCTCACATGGGGCACCCTCGGCTTCACCACCATCTGGTTCATCGTGCGACCGTTGTTCAGACGCGTTACGGACGAGCAGGTGGCGCTCTACCTCGAAGAGCATGAGCCGGCGCTCGAGCACGCGGTGGTTTCAGCGCTCGACGCGGGCAACGCCAGCTTCTCGCCTGCTCTGGGAGATCAGTTGGTGCAAAGCGCGCTCGATCGCGCACGGAAGGTGGAGTTCGGGCGTCGCGTGGAGCAGTCCGCACTCTACCGGTTCGCCGGTGCGCTGACGGCGGTCGCCGTGTTCGGTTTGGCTTTCGCCCTCATGGGCCCATCCCACCTCCGGCACGGGGTAACGGCACTGTTGTTCCCCATGACGGACGCGGCCTCGGTGAACCCGTATTCGATCGGCGTGCTGCCGGGGGATACGACGATCTCTCGAGGCTCCGATCAGATGGTCACGGCGACGCTTCAGGGCTTCGACGTCGCAGACGTCTCGGTGTTCACGCGTTCCGGATCCGATGAGACGTTCCAGCGACTGAGCATGCTGCCAGACCAGGCCAACGGCTTCGAAGTCATGCTGTTGGCCGTAGACGACCGCACCGAGTACTTCGTCGAGGCCGCGGGCATCCGGTCCTCCACTTTCTCGATCGACGTCGCGGACCTTCCCTACGTGGATCGACTCGACCTCACCTACTACTTCCCGCGGTACACGGGCCTCGACCCCCGGACGCAGGAGGACGGCGGTGATATCGCGGCGCTCGCAGGCACGCTCGTCGAGGTGCGCATTCACCCCACCATGGCGACCACCGCGGGCCAACTGATCATGGACGGGGAGCCCGTGGCGGACCTCGCGCTCGAGGCGGACGGTACGCTGCTCGCTTCGTTCACCGTCACTGAGCGCGGCTTCTACTCGATCGAGCTCGCGCGGGACAACGGCGAGATGGTGCCCGCCTCGCCCGAGTACATCATCGACCTGCTCGAGGACCAGGCACCTTCGATCCGGTTCTCCGACCCGGGAAGAGACATCACGGCGTCGCCGATCGAGGAAGTGTACCTCGAGGTGCGGGCCGACGACGACTACGGCATCGGAGACATCCGGCTCGTCTACTCGGTCAACGGCGGTGAAGAAGACACCTTGGTAATCTTCGAAGGATCGGGTGCCTCGCTGCGAGAGGTCTCTACGGGCCACACGCTCTTCCTCGAGGAGTGGGAACTGGAGCCCGGCGACTTGGTGGCCTACTACGCCCTCGTGCGGGACAACCGCACGCGCGACGGCGGCAAGCCGGTCTCGAGCGACATGTTCTTCCTGAGCGTGCGCCCGTTCGAGCGCGCGTATCGCCAGGCTGAACAGCAGGGCGGTGGCGGTGGTGGAGGTGGCCAGCAGGAGGAGACAGCGCTGTCCGAGATGCAGCGGATGGTGATCTCAGCCACTTTCAATCTCATCCGCCAGGAGGACAGCTACGGCCCGGGCGAGTTCAGCGAGAACGTGGTCAGCGTATCGCTCGCGCAGGGACGACTGAAGGAACAAGTCGCGACACTCCTGCAACGCATGCAGAACCGGGGGCTGACGCGAACCGATCCCGGCTTCCGGGACGTGTCCGCCATCCTGCCGCAGGCGGTCGAGGCGATGTCCAAGGCGGAGGAGGACCTCGCGTCGGAGGAGTTGCGCGACGCGTTGCCCGACGAGCAGACCGCGTTGCGCTTCCTTCAGCAGGCTGAGGAGACGTACGAGCGATACGTAACCCAGCAGCAGGATCAGCAGGGTGGCGGTGGCGGTGGTGGGCAACAGGCGGCCGAGGATCTTGCCGACCTGTTCGAGCTCGAGCTCGACAAGCTCAAGAATCAATACGAGACCGTCCGTCGCGGGCAGCAACAGCAGTCCGACAACGACGTCGACGAGCTGATCGAGCAGTTGAAGGAGCTCGCGCGCCGTCAGGAGCAGGAGGCCGAGAGGCAGCGTCGACGGGCGCAAGCGCAGCAAGGTTCGGCAGGTGGCGGCCAGGCTCAGCGGGATCTGGCGGAACAGGTCGAAGAGGCCGCCCGGCAGCTTCAGCGCCTCGCGAGAGAGAACAACGACGCCCAACTCGAACAGACCGCGCGTGACCTGCAACAGGCCGCGGAGTCGATGCGTCGGTCCGCGGCGCAAGGCGGTAGCGCCGGGCAGAGCGAAGCGGCGGCGGCGCAGCGGAGGCTGGAGGACGTGCGTCGGCAACTCGAAGAGGCACGCGCGGACCGGGCACGGCGTGACGCGGAGAACGCGATCGAGCGAGTCGAGGAGCTGCAGCGGCAACAGAGAGAGGTTCAGCGGGAGGTCCGTGGGCTTCCAGCGACCGGCGCCGAGCGAGCGGAGACGATCAACCGACTCCGCGAACGCAAGGACCAGATGACGGAAACGCTCGAGGACCTCGAGCGCGAGCTCCACCAGGCCGCCGCGAACAGTCGTGCCGACAATCCGGCAGCTGCGCGTGCACTCGAAGCCGCCGCGAAACAGATCCAAGATTCCAAGCTGAAGGAGAAGCTGCGGTACTCTCGCGGTACCATCGAGCAGTGGGACCCTCAGTCCGCGGTCACTCTCGAGCTCGACATCGAGTCAGACCTTCAAGCGCTGCACGATCAACTCGAGCGGGCGGCAAGCGCTTCCAGTGAGCGTCAGGTGAACCCGCTCGAAGAAGCACTCGAGGAGGCCCGCGAGCTAGTCCGCGGCATGGAAGCGATGGACCGGCGCCTCGACCAGAGCCAGCGCCAGGCCGGTCAGCAAGGCCAAGAAGGCCAGCAAGGCCAAGGTCAGCAGGGCCAAGACGGTCAAGGCGGCCAGCAGGGCCAAGACGGTCAGGGCGGTCAGCAGGGCCAAGGTGGCCAGCGCGGAGACCAGAGCAACCAGGCAGGCGGCGGCGGGCCCGACGGTTTGGCGTCAGACCGACTGGGTGGCTCGTACTACGGTGGAGCCGTGCGCGGAGACCCGCGGCCGTTCTCCGATGAGGAGATCCGACAGCTGCGTAGCGAGTTCGGCCAACGCATCGATCAGGTCCGGGCGCTTCAGGAGCGGCTGCGCGAGGCAGGGCAGGGATCCGCCCGGGATCTCCAGGCGGTGCTGGAGGCCATGGCCAGGCTGGAGCGCGAAGGCATCTATGCTGATCCCGCCCAGGTCGCGGGACTCAACGAGGACATTCTCAACAGCCTGAAGCGCCTCGAGTTCGGGCTACGCCGTGAGGTGGAGGGAGAGCCCGAGCAAGGCGCAACGCTCACCGGCTCCGATGAGGTGCCCGACGGGTATCGCGAACTTGTCGAAGAGTACTACAGGGCGCTCGCGCGAGGGCGTCCGGGCGGGGGTGGGAATTAG
- a CDS encoding BatA and WFA domain-containing protein, whose translation MSLALLVPLFLLGVAGVVVPIVLHLTRRQRRNLVHFPSLMFLERIPYQEQRRRRIHYWFLLSLRALALALVAVAFARPFFEQDTVGVGASSGPREVVVLIDQSYSMEIGDQFDRARDEARRIFNELGPLDRASLVMFGRGARVVARSTADRSQLSRALDTIQVSSSITRFGPALKVAQTILEESELPNGEVFLLTDFQRNGWTGDEGIRLPPGSKVTPVQLGEKTLDNIQVTDVALAREAVSGRERVTPTARLARRGGEQAREVMVSLEVDGQELQSRSVTIPPNGSATVTFQPFTLSQPHTRGSVRVPGDELPADDARHFVVSPGTALSMLIVEGGSAASDASLYLRRALAISEGRRFDVAFRRSDTVRPQDLEGTDGVIINDANVDGGSAERLRRFVEAGGGLLLVLGQSSGWPNSAADMLPGTIGQVQDRQQGRGGRLGFLEYGHPIFEAFSGPRSGDFTGARFFRARDFTPADSATVLARFDDGSVALAELRYGRGTVLVWTSALDNFWNDLALQPVYLPFVHRISEYVGGRTEPLPWFVAGQVVDLADPEALEMAGLVSAEAAGLVAGLDQVAVTPSGQSVRLPAGDGPRYLLLDEHGFYTVRAPGSDPDRPFVIAVNVELEESNLARIDAEELVAQVGTAAAGPDGGPDFEQATEMRMEDLERRQSLWRWILIAAFSLFVSETLLSNWVSRKAGVPGVATG comes from the coding sequence ATGAGCTTGGCGCTGCTCGTCCCGCTCTTCCTGCTCGGGGTCGCAGGCGTCGTGGTGCCGATCGTCCTACACCTCACACGCCGCCAACGGCGGAACCTGGTGCACTTCCCGTCGCTCATGTTCCTCGAGCGTATTCCCTACCAGGAGCAGCGGAGAAGGCGGATTCACTATTGGTTCCTGCTCTCACTGCGTGCGCTCGCGCTCGCACTGGTGGCCGTCGCGTTCGCGCGCCCATTCTTCGAGCAGGACACCGTCGGTGTGGGAGCGTCCTCCGGCCCGCGTGAGGTCGTCGTCCTGATCGACCAATCGTACAGCATGGAGATCGGCGATCAATTCGACCGCGCGCGGGACGAAGCACGCAGGATCTTCAACGAGCTCGGTCCGCTGGATCGCGCCAGCCTGGTGATGTTCGGGCGGGGCGCCCGCGTCGTTGCGCGCTCGACAGCGGATCGTTCGCAGCTCAGTCGCGCCCTCGACACCATTCAGGTCAGTTCGTCCATCACGCGCTTCGGTCCGGCTCTCAAGGTCGCTCAGACGATTCTGGAGGAGTCCGAGCTGCCCAACGGCGAAGTCTTCTTGCTCACCGACTTCCAGCGCAACGGCTGGACCGGAGACGAGGGGATCCGGCTGCCGCCTGGCTCGAAGGTCACCCCCGTCCAGCTCGGTGAGAAGACTTTGGACAACATCCAAGTCACTGATGTCGCTCTGGCGCGTGAGGCGGTTTCGGGCCGGGAGAGGGTGACCCCTACGGCGCGACTCGCTCGCCGCGGAGGGGAGCAGGCCAGAGAGGTGATGGTGTCCCTCGAAGTCGACGGCCAGGAACTCCAGTCGCGCTCGGTGACCATCCCGCCGAACGGGTCCGCGACGGTCACGTTCCAACCGTTCACGCTCTCGCAGCCACACACCCGTGGTTCAGTGCGTGTGCCAGGCGACGAACTGCCAGCGGATGATGCGCGCCACTTCGTCGTCTCTCCGGGAACCGCGCTCTCGATGCTCATCGTCGAAGGTGGCTCTGCCGCGAGCGATGCCAGCCTGTACCTGCGACGCGCGTTGGCTATCTCAGAAGGCAGACGCTTCGACGTCGCCTTCCGTCGAAGCGACACGGTGCGGCCGCAGGATCTCGAGGGGACCGATGGCGTCATCATAAACGACGCAAACGTCGACGGCGGTTCGGCGGAACGTCTGCGCCGCTTCGTCGAGGCGGGCGGCGGCCTGCTGCTCGTGCTGGGCCAATCGTCAGGCTGGCCGAACTCCGCCGCGGACATGCTGCCCGGTACCATCGGCCAGGTTCAGGATCGTCAACAGGGTCGCGGCGGCCGACTCGGATTCCTCGAGTACGGACACCCGATCTTCGAGGCGTTCTCGGGCCCGCGCAGCGGCGACTTCACTGGTGCACGTTTTTTCCGGGCCCGGGACTTCACGCCCGCGGACTCCGCAACCGTGCTCGCTCGCTTCGACGACGGCTCGGTCGCACTCGCGGAGTTGCGATACGGGAGGGGCACGGTGCTGGTCTGGACGTCGGCGTTGGACAACTTCTGGAATGATCTCGCTCTTCAGCCGGTCTACTTGCCGTTCGTACACCGGATCTCCGAATACGTGGGCGGACGGACAGAGCCGCTGCCGTGGTTCGTCGCTGGCCAGGTCGTGGACCTCGCGGACCCGGAGGCTCTGGAGATGGCCGGATTGGTTTCTGCGGAAGCCGCGGGCCTGGTGGCGGGACTCGATCAGGTGGCAGTGACACCTTCCGGGCAGTCGGTGCGGCTTCCCGCTGGGGACGGGCCGCGCTATTTGCTCCTCGATGAGCACGGCTTCTACACGGTGCGCGCTCCCGGATCGGATCCGGACCGGCCCTTCGTGATTGCCGTGAATGTCGAGCTCGAGGAGTCGAACCTGGCGAGGATCGACGCAGAGGAGTTGGTGGCACAGGTGGGCACCGCGGCGGCCGGGCCCGACGGTGGACCGGACTTCGAGCAGGCGACCGAGATGCGCATGGAGGATCTGGAACGGCGGCAGTCGCTGTGGCGATGGATTCTCATCGCTGCGTTCTCTCTGTTCGTGAGCGAAACACTGCTCTCGAATTGGGTATCCAGAAAGGCAGGAGTCCCTGGCGTGGCCACGGGCTGA
- a CDS encoding DUF58 domain-containing protein codes for MTAHARAPATARGGSQFLDPAVLARISNLELLARTVVDGFLTGLHRSPYLGFSTDFAEHRQYMPGDDVRRIDWKLFARSDRHYIKLFEAETNANFMVLLDVSKSMSYSSHEVSKLDYARYLAACLTFFSHRQRDRVGLVTFDHEIVEYVPPSMKRMDTILHVLDQAEAGRAGSLQAPAMQMAELLGRKGILVVISDFYEQPDTVLASIAPLRARGHDVIVFHVMDPDELGFPFEHPSGFEDLETGEQIPVIPNRLKEDYIRLVKNHLEELERRFTDNRIDYTLLDTSKPLDLALFRYLLAREHSSRKR; via the coding sequence GTGACGGCGCACGCGCGAGCCCCGGCAACTGCGAGAGGCGGAAGCCAGTTCCTCGACCCCGCAGTCCTCGCTCGCATCAGCAACCTCGAGTTGCTGGCCAGGACAGTCGTCGACGGCTTCCTGACCGGGCTGCATCGCTCGCCCTACCTCGGATTCAGCACGGACTTCGCCGAGCATCGGCAATACATGCCCGGCGACGACGTGCGGCGCATCGACTGGAAACTCTTCGCGCGCTCGGACCGTCACTACATCAAGCTCTTCGAGGCCGAGACCAACGCGAACTTCATGGTGTTGCTCGATGTCTCGAAGTCGATGAGCTACAGCAGCCACGAGGTCTCGAAGCTCGACTACGCGAGGTACCTCGCGGCATGCCTGACCTTCTTCTCGCATCGCCAGCGTGACCGAGTGGGCCTGGTCACGTTCGATCATGAGATCGTAGAGTACGTGCCCCCGTCCATGAAGCGGATGGACACGATTCTGCACGTGCTCGATCAGGCCGAGGCCGGACGCGCTGGCAGCCTCCAGGCGCCCGCGATGCAGATGGCGGAGCTGCTCGGGCGAAAGGGCATCCTCGTCGTCATCTCGGACTTCTATGAGCAGCCAGACACCGTCCTCGCGTCGATCGCGCCGCTCCGGGCCCGCGGCCACGACGTGATCGTCTTTCACGTCATGGACCCGGACGAGCTCGGTTTCCCCTTCGAGCATCCGTCTGGTTTCGAGGATCTCGAGACCGGGGAACAGATCCCGGTGATTCCGAATCGGTTGAAGGAAGACTACATCCGACTCGTGAAGAACCACCTCGAAGAACTCGAGCGTCGCTTCACCGACAACCGGATCGACTACACGCTGCTCGATACGTCGAAGCCGCTCGACCTGGCACTGTTCCGGTACCTGTTGGCGCGCGAACACTCGAGTCGAAAACGATGA
- a CDS encoding MoxR family ATPase, whose amino-acid sequence MKNGREQILSELRKLIIGQEDVIEQVLLTLFVGGNSLIVGVPGLAKTLLIHTIAQVVDLNFSRIQFTPDLMPSDITGTDILQEDGETGRREMVFAPGPVFTNILLADEINRTPPKTQSALLEAMQEHRVTVQGRTYTLEEPFYVFATQNPIELEGTYSLPEAQLDRFMFKIIIDHMPEDEEMEVVRTTTSTLDPKFSHAVSGADLVAFQALVRRVPVSESVLKYAVALTRASRPNPNGDALDFVNKWVAYGASVRAAQYMVLGSKARAITQGRYHVSFEDIRALAQPVMRHRVLTNFHAESEGKTASQLVDMLLEAVPVPSSGM is encoded by the coding sequence ATGAAGAACGGCCGCGAGCAAATCCTCAGCGAGCTGCGCAAGCTGATCATCGGTCAGGAGGACGTGATCGAGCAGGTCTTGCTCACGCTCTTCGTCGGCGGCAACAGCCTGATCGTGGGTGTGCCCGGTTTGGCGAAAACGCTCCTGATCCACACGATCGCGCAGGTCGTGGATCTCAACTTCTCGCGCATCCAGTTCACACCGGACCTGATGCCGTCGGACATCACCGGCACGGACATCCTCCAGGAAGACGGGGAGACTGGACGCCGCGAGATGGTCTTCGCGCCGGGACCGGTCTTCACGAACATCCTGCTCGCCGACGAGATCAACCGCACGCCGCCGAAGACGCAGTCCGCTCTGCTCGAGGCGATGCAGGAACACCGTGTTACGGTGCAGGGCCGAACGTACACTCTCGAGGAGCCGTTCTACGTGTTCGCCACGCAGAACCCGATCGAGCTCGAGGGCACCTACTCGCTTCCCGAGGCACAGCTCGACCGCTTCATGTTCAAGATCATCATCGATCACATGCCGGAGGACGAGGAGATGGAGGTCGTGCGCACGACGACCAGTACCCTCGATCCGAAGTTCAGCCACGCGGTAAGCGGCGCGGACCTCGTCGCGTTCCAGGCGCTCGTTCGGCGTGTTCCGGTGTCTGAGTCGGTACTCAAGTACGCAGTGGCGCTGACCCGCGCGAGCAGGCCCAACCCCAACGGGGACGCACTCGACTTCGTGAACAAGTGGGTCGCATACGGTGCTTCGGTCCGAGCGGCGCAGTACATGGTGCTGGGCTCGAAGGCCCGTGCGATCACGCAGGGACGCTACCACGTCTCGTTCGAGGACATCCGAGCGCTCGCGCAGCCGGTGATGCGCCACCGCGTGCTAACGAACTTCCACGCGGAATCCGAAGGCAAGACCGCCAGCCAACTGGTCGACATGCTGCTCGAGGCCGTGCCGGTACCTTCGTCGGGGATGTAG
- a CDS encoding DUF4159 domain-containing protein: protein MRSAKALIALLFVGSAMAWRVAVGEPSSAPSGLAPAAATQWHDDFNTPYDSKYHFVRVRYDGGGGGFGGFRRGRRGGTWSHDYPRAERNFLQILKETTYVGTQAEGSNVLTFDDPELLKYPIAYIVEVGYWHPSDEEVRALGEYLLKGGFLIVDDTRGERGFEYRNFASHMERALPGLSLVPLAHDHDIFDSFFRVDPLAVIPLYGPRDVQYYAIFEDNDPEKRMMVVFNFNNDIAEYWEFSDVGWYSIDLTNEAFKLGVNYIVYAHTH from the coding sequence ATGAGAAGTGCGAAGGCCCTGATCGCCCTGCTCTTCGTCGGCTCCGCCATGGCGTGGCGCGTGGCGGTTGGCGAACCCTCGTCAGCCCCGAGTGGGCTCGCCCCGGCCGCCGCAACGCAGTGGCACGACGACTTCAACACCCCGTACGACAGCAAGTACCACTTCGTGCGCGTCCGATACGACGGGGGCGGTGGTGGCTTCGGAGGATTCCGACGCGGGCGTCGCGGCGGAACGTGGTCGCACGACTATCCCCGTGCCGAGCGTAACTTCCTGCAGATCCTCAAGGAGACGACGTACGTGGGAACGCAGGCGGAGGGCTCCAACGTCCTGACGTTTGACGACCCGGAGTTACTCAAGTACCCGATCGCGTACATCGTGGAGGTCGGCTACTGGCACCCGAGCGACGAAGAGGTACGGGCGCTCGGCGAGTACCTCTTGAAGGGCGGCTTCCTGATCGTCGACGACACGCGCGGCGAGCGTGGCTTCGAGTACCGGAACTTCGCCTCTCACATGGAACGGGCGCTCCCCGGGCTATCACTCGTTCCTCTCGCGCACGACCACGACATCTTCGACTCTTTCTTCCGCGTCGATCCGCTGGCGGTAATCCCGCTCTACGGACCACGCGACGTGCAGTATTACGCGATCTTCGAGGACAACGACCCGGAGAAGCGGATGATGGTCGTGTTCAACTTCAACAACGACATCGCCGAGTACTGGGAGTTCAGCGATGTGGGCTGGTATTCCATCGACCTCACGAACGAAGCGTTCAAGCTAGGAGTCAACTATATCGTGTACGCGCACACGCACTAG
- a CDS encoding tetratricopeptide repeat protein — MRPAGSLPVFLLLWAAPATGQTVADAYVELRSGEYEDAERTFRRVLRGDATSLRARLGLIEVLTTRGEYDEAQSVALEAPEPVEVANAMGEVLVLKGRLDEAATAFQRAIDDRAADALTAEVNLAELLFNRGDIDEAMRSFDRFFDVYNDADGRLRAADLVAVGRAMSFLGRSEPDLFHDALRAFDEASSADPGWPEPLVRAGSLFLGKYESPSAQAEFQKVLAMNPRHPGALLGLAEALEFDGTSGASDVLSRLLEVNPNHVEARAIVARQHLTREGHAEAREEAEKALEVNPNALPALTVLAGSHLLAGELAEFRRVRSRALAINPRYAALDVTLAELSVQTRRYAQAVTRAEAAIQLDSASWEAWGLLGLNELRVGDIEQGRADLERAFKGDPYNPWFKNTLDLLDTFERFESISTEHFELFLHGTESDLLATYLAPIAEEAYDSLSRRYGVEPPLPIRAELFPSHADFSVRTLGETGLGALGVSFGSVLVMDSPSARELGDYNWASVFWHELAHTFHLAMTDHRVPRWFSEGLAVHEQRKARAGWGHQPNVPFLRALRDGDLKKVSDLDDGFMRPDYPQQVIFSYYQASLVFQVIEDRYGFDAIRDMLDGYRRGETTVDLFESVLDKPLDEFDDEFDDYMKTRFSGPLRGLVEIGDLPGPAASTRDLQDFVRGNPGDLVGRLRLGAALTNEERFDDAKPHLDAALRIFPENGGADSPYWYLAQIHRAEGDLERAAAALARLTDFSESNYHAFVLQADVLEELGRPEEAARALDKAALIWPYDIDLHLRLAELHSQVRFFEGAVREREAVVALKPTDMANALYLLAVAHRDAGDLVSARRAVLQALDVAPNYEEALELLLEIRARTRAAR; from the coding sequence TTGAGACCGGCCGGGTCGCTTCCGGTCTTCTTGTTGCTGTGGGCGGCGCCCGCCACCGGCCAGACCGTAGCCGACGCGTACGTAGAGTTGCGCAGCGGCGAATATGAGGACGCGGAACGCACGTTCCGGCGCGTCCTGAGAGGAGACGCCACCTCGCTCAGGGCGCGCCTCGGCTTGATCGAGGTACTCACGACGAGGGGTGAATACGACGAAGCACAAAGCGTCGCGCTCGAGGCTCCGGAACCCGTCGAGGTCGCGAATGCGATGGGAGAGGTGCTCGTCCTCAAGGGGAGACTGGACGAGGCCGCAACGGCCTTTCAGCGCGCGATCGACGACCGCGCGGCCGACGCACTGACGGCGGAGGTCAACCTCGCGGAGTTGCTGTTCAACCGAGGCGACATCGACGAGGCGATGCGGAGCTTCGACCGGTTCTTCGACGTTTACAACGACGCGGATGGTCGGCTGCGTGCGGCGGATCTCGTCGCGGTAGGGCGGGCGATGAGCTTCCTCGGGCGGTCCGAGCCGGATCTCTTCCACGACGCGCTTCGGGCCTTCGACGAGGCGTCGAGCGCCGACCCTGGATGGCCGGAACCGCTCGTCCGGGCTGGGTCACTCTTCCTCGGGAAGTACGAGAGCCCCTCGGCACAGGCCGAGTTTCAGAAAGTGCTCGCCATGAACCCGCGTCACCCGGGCGCGCTGCTCGGGCTCGCGGAGGCTCTCGAGTTCGACGGTACGTCGGGGGCGAGCGACGTGCTGAGTCGGCTGCTCGAAGTGAACCCGAACCATGTGGAGGCGCGGGCGATCGTCGCCCGACAGCACCTCACGCGCGAGGGACACGCAGAGGCGCGCGAAGAGGCGGAGAAGGCATTGGAGGTGAACCCCAACGCGCTGCCGGCGCTGACGGTGCTCGCGGGCTCGCACTTGCTGGCCGGAGAGCTCGCCGAATTTCGACGGGTTCGCTCGCGAGCTCTGGCGATCAACCCACGCTACGCCGCACTCGACGTGACCCTCGCGGAGCTGTCCGTCCAGACCCGCCGATATGCACAGGCTGTGACGCGCGCCGAGGCAGCTATCCAGCTCGACTCGGCGTCTTGGGAGGCGTGGGGCCTGCTCGGACTGAACGAGTTGAGAGTGGGCGATATCGAACAGGGGCGCGCCGACCTCGAGCGCGCCTTCAAGGGTGACCCTTACAACCCGTGGTTCAAGAACACCCTCGACCTGCTCGACACCTTCGAGCGCTTCGAGTCGATCTCGACGGAGCACTTCGAGCTCTTCTTGCACGGCACCGAGTCGGACTTGCTCGCGACGTACCTCGCTCCCATTGCCGAAGAGGCGTACGACAGCCTCTCCCGCCGGTACGGAGTCGAACCGCCGCTACCCATTCGCGCTGAGCTCTTCCCGAGCCACGCGGACTTCTCGGTACGCACTCTCGGTGAGACAGGGCTGGGCGCGCTCGGTGTGAGCTTCGGCAGCGTGCTCGTCATGGACTCTCCCAGCGCCCGCGAGCTCGGTGACTACAACTGGGCGTCGGTCTTCTGGCACGAGCTCGCGCACACGTTCCACCTGGCCATGACCGACCACCGTGTCCCGCGTTGGTTCTCCGAAGGCCTCGCGGTGCACGAACAGCGCAAGGCCCGCGCCGGATGGGGTCACCAGCCGAACGTCCCGTTCCTGCGCGCGCTCCGGGACGGCGACCTCAAGAAGGTGAGCGATCTGGACGACGGTTTCATGCGGCCCGACTATCCGCAGCAGGTGATTTTCTCGTACTACCAGGCATCGCTCGTCTTTCAGGTCATCGAGGATCGATATGGCTTCGACGCCATCCGCGACATGCTCGACGGGTACCGCCGCGGGGAGACGACGGTGGATCTCTTCGAGTCTGTTCTGGACAAGCCGCTCGACGAGTTCGACGACGAGTTCGACGACTACATGAAGACACGCTTCAGCGGGCCGCTCCGGGGACTCGTCGAAATCGGTGACCTGCCGGGCCCAGCGGCGAGTACTCGCGATCTACAGGACTTCGTGCGGGGCAATCCGGGTGACTTGGTCGGGCGGCTCCGGCTCGGCGCTGCGCTGACCAATGAGGAGCGGTTCGACGACGCCAAGCCTCATCTCGACGCAGCGCTGCGCATTTTTCCCGAGAACGGCGGAGCTGACAGCCCGTATTGGTATTTGGCCCAGATCCACCGAGCGGAGGGCGACTTGGAGCGTGCAGCCGCCGCGCTCGCGCGTCTGACTGACTTCTCAGAGTCGAATTACCACGCCTTCGTGCTGCAGGCCGACGTACTCGAGGAACTCGGTCGCCCCGAGGAGGCGGCGCGCGCGTTGGACAAGGCGGCGCTCATCTGGCCGTACGACATCGACCTGCACCTGCGCCTCGCCGAGCTGCACAGCCAGGTGAGATTCTTCGAAGGAGCGGTCCGCGAGCGCGAAGCAGTCGTTGCGCTCAAACCCACGGACATGGCGAATGCGCTCTATCTGCTCGCGGTGGCTCACCGGGACGCAGGCGACCTGGTGAGCGCGCGTCGAGCGGTGCTGCAAGCGCTCGACGTAGCCCCCAACTACGAAGAGGCTCTGGAACTGCTGCTCGAGATACGGGCGCGAACGAGAGCGGCTCGATGA